The Hippopotamus amphibius kiboko isolate mHipAmp2 chromosome 16, mHipAmp2.hap2, whole genome shotgun sequence genomic interval CTATAAGGTACCTTAAAGGCTTTTAAGTTGCTTGCTTAAATTTGCAATAGTTATACATacttgttgaacatttttcaatCAATTCAAAGTGTGAAGATAAAAGTACAACGTAAGTATTGCCCATAATTCTCCTCATTCCCCACCATTTCCCAGAGGATGACTCCAGTTAGCAGTTTGATGTGTACCATTCAGTCCTTTATATAgtcatatatacttatatacacatatgcatatgtacACGTATATAgcttttctaataagaaaaaatgagatCATTGTTATAGGTTTAATTGCGtccctctaaaattcatatgttgaactcCTCACCCCCAATACCTTAGAATGtgagcttatttggaaataagtttgCTGCAGATATAGTTAGTTAaggtgaggtcatactggagtagggtgggcccctactccagtatgactgGTATCCTGATAAAAAGGGACAATTTGGACACAGAGTTAAACATGCACACATGAAGAACATCATGTGAAGGTGAAGGGAGAGATGGGGTGATTTAGCCAAGAAATGCTAAAAATTGCCAGTAAAACATCAGAAGCTGGTAGAAAGGCATAGAACACATGCCTCACAAGGAAATTAACCTTCCCTCAAAGGACTAACCCTTCTGACATCTTTGTCTTGACTTTATGGCCTCTAGAaccatgagacaataaatttctattctAAGTCAAAAaaggtgtgtgtttttttaacacATAGATCCTGAACATGTTTTGTTAGActtatacttaaatattttatttttctttggagctattgtaaatagaattgtgttttaaattttggattctacattttcattgttagtgtatagaaatgcccctgatttttgtgtgtttatgtgttttgttttgtttttctggaattcttgggattttctatccaaacaatcatgtcatctgaataTAGGGACAATTTTACTCCTTTCTAATCAGTAGTTTTTAGGCTTTGTTTTGCGTTATTTAGCTGGCTAGAAATTCTAGTACTATGTCAAATACAAGTGCTGAattggttaagaattcgcctgccatggcaggggacacgggatagatccctgctcctggaagatcccacatgccttggtgcaaataagcccatgcgcaacaactgctgagcccacactctagagcctgtgagccacaactattgagcatgtgtgccacaactactgaagcccccgagcctagagcctgtgctccacaaggagagaagccaccaaaatgaggagcccgtgcaccacaatgaagagtagcccccgctcgctgcagctagagaaagcccgtgtgcagcatcagagccaatgcagccataaattaaataaataactatataaataaatacatttattaaaaaaaaaaagaatggtgaaCATCCTTACCTTGTTCCTAATAAGAGGAAAAACATTGTCTTTCAGCATTAAGTATGCTAGCTgtagtttttttggggggtttttttggtttgatttttggtttttttttgccacacagcATGGtaagcaggatcttagttccccaaccagggatcaaacccgcccatgctccctcctcccccgcagccccccacccccacagtggaagcccagagtctttaccactggactgccagggaagtccctgttagcTGTAGTTTTTTGGTAGATGCTGTTTTATCAGGTTGGAGcagttcccttttattcctagtttgttgagtttttGTCTTTATGATATGGGTATTGGTtactgccaaattattttcccatgtcAATTGATAtgatttttcatataatttttcttctttaccttgtTGACATGGTGgattacattgttttattttttaatattgagccagccttgcatacctggaatcAACCCCTCTTGGTTatggtatatatttctttttacacTGTGTAGgctttgatttgctaatattttaaagcatttttgaaTCTAAGTTCATGAGAGATACTTTctaagtttctttctctctcttcctcctcctcttttttctttttgcaatgtctttgcctggttttggtgtcaaggTATCTTTGTGTAATGtgcttgtctggttttggtgtcaaggtaattctggcctcattgaatgagttggagagggttccctcttcttttttctggaagagaCTGCATAAAAAGTGATGCTAATTCTTCTTCAAACGCTTGGTAGAATTCTCTGGTGGAACCATCTGGACTTGGATACTTCTTTCTTGAGAGCTTTTTAATTACaagttcaatttctttaatgcCTCTTCAGGTTATCTATTCTATATTGATTGAGTTTTTATAGCTTGTGGTTTTTGAAGAATTGATCTGCTTCATCTAAGCTGTGAAATTTGTGAGTGTAGAGTTGTTTGTAGTATCCCCTTATTACCACTGTAATGACTGCAGGGTCCATAGCGATATatgatcttttattctttttttattaattcttattggagtgtggttgctttacaatgttgtgttagcctccactgcacaacaaaaggAATCAggcatacacatacagatatcccctcccttttggaccttcctcccatttaggtcaccacagtgcattaggtagagttccctgaggTATACAGTAtattcccatcagttgtctattttatacatagtgtcaataacatatatgtgtcaatcccagtcttccaatttctcccaccccacccctttcccccttggtagcccatacatttattctctacatctgtgtctctatttctgctttgcaagtaagatcatctataccatttttctagattccacatatatgcattattatatgatatttgcttttctctttctgacttacttgactttgtatgacactctctaggtccacccatgtctctacaaatgatccaatttcattcctttttatggctgagtaatattccattgtatatatgtaccacatcttctttatccattcctctgtcaatggacatttaggttgcttccatgtcttggctattttaaacagtACTGCAACGAatttgggatgcatgtatcttttggggcCATGTTTTTctatggatatatgcccaggagtgggattgcagggtcacatagtagctctatttttagtgttttaaggaacctccacagtggctgtaccaatttacattcccaccaacagtgtaggagggttctcttctctccagcatttattttttgtggactttttgatgatggctattttgactggtgtgaggtaatatctcattgtagttttgatttgcatttctctaataattagtgatgttgaagatcttttcatgtgcctcttggccatctgtacgtcttctttggagaaatgtctatttaggtctctgcccatttttgattgagttgtttgtttcaatattaagctgcatgagctgtttgtaaattttgaagactaatcccttgttggtcacatcatttgcaaatattttctcccaatctatgagttgtcttttggttttgtttatggtttcctttgctgtgcaaaagattttgagAGTAaatcctggttttttttttaataaatatttgcatggcatattttttcccatccttttacttttaacctaccAATGTtgttatatttgaagtgagtttgtttgtttgtttgtttgtttgttttttgagacagcatatagttgaatcgtgttttttaaattcactcttttattttgtgtatttagaTTCATAATTTACATCTAAAGTATTTATTGATGTGTTTCGGCTTAAAAttggcattttattatttatcttccaTTTGTCccctctgtttctatttctgtatcttttttcttatattcctaTGGGTTATATGTgcattttttagaattccattttgacTTATATTCTGAGTACTTAACTTTGGATAAATTTCTTACCACTTACTTTAAGTATTATTACAAATGAATATGTAACATCACTTAAGTCTAACAGCAATATTTTACCACTTTGATTGAAGTGCTGAAACTTTACTCTCATGGAGGTTCTTTTACCttcctcactttaaaaaatataattgtttcAAGTATTTCCTCCATCTACAATAAGCACCACATCAAACgatgttataattttttcttcagcTGTATGTGATTTTAAAACCTCATGAGAGGGAGCGAGCGGAGAGGCTGGCTGGAGCGCGGTGACTACTACTGGtctcagaaagaagaaatgacGTAAACCATTCACTATCCAGACTTTAAGGTCAAGGCGAGGAGGAAGGTCAGGAGGAACATGGCCTGGCCAAATATTTTGCAAAGAGCAACTCTGCTATTCTGGTTCAGCCATCATCACGTGGTGGTGTTTCTGCGCACTTTCTTCAGTTACTCGTTGCTCCACGCATCAAGAAAAACATTTGGCAATGTCAAAGTCAGCATCTCTAAGCAGTGGACCCCAAGTCCTCTTAACAAGTCTATTGAACTGCCTATAGTGATCTGGAGCAGCAACCATTTGTTTCCCAGCGCTGAGGAAGCCACTCTTTTCCTCGGAACACTCGACACCATTTTCCTCTTCTATGCTGTGGGCCTTTTCATCAGCGGTATCATTGGGGTCTGGCTTAACTGGCGATGGGTTCTGTCTTTTGGCATGTGCTCTTCTGCATTAGCGGTGTTTGTTCTCAGCGTTGTCACAGAATGGCTGCATTTCTACAACAAGGGGCTGTACTGCAGCCTGTGGATCGTGAATGGCCTGCTGCAGTCCACTGGTTGGCTCTATGTGGTTGCCGTTATGGGCAACTGGTTTGGGAAAGCTGGGCCAGGAGTGCCTGTGCCTCAGTGGGCAATATTTTGGGAgcgtgtctagcttctttcattcTGCAGTACGGTTATGAATATGCCTTCGTGGTGACGGCGGCTGTGCAGTTTGCTGGTGGGATCATCATCTTCTTTGGACTCCTGCTGTCACCCAAAGAAATTGGTCTCCCCCATATTGAGGCAGAAGAAAATTTTGAGGAAGACTCACACGGGCCGTTAACTAATGGTTCTGAAAATGAAGATGAAGCTGAGCCTAATTATTCAATCCAAGAAAGCAGTACTGTTACCTAAGTCAAGGCAATAAGCTTTTACCAGCCTTGCTGCCTGCCCAGAGTTATAGCGCATTCACTGGCCTATGCCTGCTTGAAGTTAGTGAGTTACTCCTTCTTCTTCTGGTCGCCCTTTTATCTGAGTAACAGCTTCAGGTGGAAGGAGGCTGAAGCTGATAGGCTGTCCATTTGGTACAACGTTGGAGGATTTGTTGGTGGAACTCTGCAAGGCTTCATCTCCGACGTGCTACAGAAGAGAGCCCTGGTATTAGCTCTCAGTCTGCTTCTGGCTGTCGGGTCCCTCGTTGGATATAGTCGTTCTCAAAACGATAAGTCCATCAATGCACTTCTGATGGCTGTCACAGGATTCTTTACTGGTGGACCTTCTAATATGATTAGCTCTGCTATTTCTGCAGACCTGGGTTGTCAAGAGCTGATCAAAGGGAGCAGTGAGGCTTTGGCGATTGTCACAGGAATAGTTGATGGAACTGGGAGCATTGGAGCTGCTGTGGGCCAGTATTTAGTGTCTTTGATCCAGGACAACCTAGGATGGATGTGggttttctactttttcattctaATGACAAGTTGCACAATTCTGTTTATTTCACCATTAATAGTGAGGGAAATATGCTATCTTAGGCAAAGACAACAAGCTCACATATTGAGTGAGTAACCAGTGCCCACAAAAGAACAAGAATAATAGGAGACATATCAGgactattatttctttttgttcaccCTATTTGGGGGTTGTCTTAAAAGCTCCAACATAACCTGAGATTGTCAAGCCTCTTTCAACAGTGTCAGCCACTGGAGATGCTGACCAGAGCGAAGGCTGGGCTGTTTTTCCACACAACAGGAATTATTGTTAATGACTTTTATCGCTGTTGCTTCATGAAGGTACTGAATGGACTATGAATCTGCCAGCGTCTTTGTTGTCTTGTGGAGGTTTATCCCCTTAACCGTAAATGCTGTATTGGACTTGGACCCTAGTTCTCCAAGCCTGGAATGCCAAGTGACCACGAGGCCGTCACACACAGTTTGAGTCAGCAACGTGCTCCATGAATAGAAAGGATCATTGCATTTTGCTTTGGTCATGAGTTTGCAGAGTGTGGCTCGTCTCTGAACGGTCAAATCCTGATAAAGCACTCCAGCCGGGTCCAGCCTGCCCTGGACCAGAGAATCCCTTTGCTAACCACGGTGGGGAAAATCACACTATATGTTGATTGGCTCAGTTACTCTGTATCTGCTCTAAAGTCGATCAGCTCTGAAGCAGAAATATCTTCAAATGATTGTCAACTTGTTCGCCTCCATCTTCATTCAGAATTACCTTTGACTCCTGGAAGTCTTTAGTCTTTCTTTCAAGGACCGTAAGGTACCTCAATTGTGAACATTCCAGTGTGTAAATTTATAACCAAAGCACTCAACCTCAGACTTGTGCTCTGGGAACTTTAGGATCCACTAGGAAGCTAATCAGCTTAGCCCTATTTTCAGAGGATTGACCTCTGTCATAACTGGGTTCCTTGTGTTACCTCAGCAGAAGActagaattagagaaaaaagaaagaccttTTGGCCCTGTAAGTGTTAAGTATGTGACACTGAATCACATTAACGGATTACTAGGGCCTGAGGTATATCTAGGTATCTAGTCTCTAGAAGTTTGTAGACTATATGTCTTCAAGGCTGTGAATTCTATactaattatcaatattttaaggtcatactgtatatatattttaaattatgaaagtgAACATGCAAAAAATGTGCAATTTTGAGGGCTGCCTAATTTGCATCAGGTTagggaatatttttcaaatttttgcttTATACTCTCAAATGTGGTGCGTTTATGAACTTGTTAATGTTATTTAATCAAGCAGATTTCCAATCAGTTAATTGCTCATTTCTgacaaaaagggaaaatttgaaacacagaaagggaaaataaactgacttttattaaaacaaacaaacaaacaaaaaacacctcatGAGAATGGTAGTCTATTATATTTACCCCTGTTTTTTACCCATTctgttcttcttccttcctttctgaagtTCTGAGACTTCTGTTATCATTTGGAATTTGGAGAACTGCCTTCATCCATTCTTTAACGGTGGTTCTGCTGATGACAAAACCCCcagtttttgttcatttaaaaacattatttcccCTTAATTCCTGAAGGGTAGTTTTTCTGGATATAGGATTCACAGTTGACAGTTCTTTTTCTTggcacttgaaaaatattatgCCACGCTTTCTTCTCAGTGGTTTTAGATGCGAAATCCATTGTGTTTCCCTGTAGATAATGTATCATTTCTCTCTagtgctttcaatatttttcttgtcttagtTTTCATATGTTAATTATGCTGTCTTGGTGtgtatttctttgggtttattctgtttacctttttgaatctgtaggtttatatcttttgccaaatttggtaAGGtttagtcattatttctttaaatactttttcagccttgttctttcttttctccttttgttgcTCTGTGATACAAATGTTAGAATTTTTGTAATTGTCTTGCAGGTTCTCTACAGATTTGGtagggtttttttcctgccagttttctttctgattttttttttggattggattggatcatttctgttgttctatCTTGAGAGTCACTTATGCTTTCCTCTGTTATGGTCATCCTGCTCTTGAGTCTTTCCAGTGAGCCTTTAATATCAGTTATTGTAGTTTTCAGttttatcatttccatttggttcttttttatattttctatatctttggtgaaattttctttttttttcatctgtctcAAGAGTATTTGTAATGGCTTgatgaagcatttttatgatggctaCTTTagatctttgtcagataattccaacatctacTTCATCTCAGTGTTGGCatctgttgattttcttttctcattcaagttgtgATTTTCCTGGTTTTTGTTATGatgtgtgattattttattatatccTGAACGTCTTAAATATTATGATAGAAaactctggatcttatttaacTTTTCCATTTTCACAGGCAGTCACCATGTTTAGGTTTAGCATGCAGGTCCTGGCCTAGTTGTGTGTGCTATGGTTCCAATGACAATTTAATTTTCAGAGGACTTGTAgtgttattctgatttttttaattgtcccAGTGTTGGCTGCACTTGCACCTAATTTGTGTTGTTACCACCAATGGAAACTGAAGGCATTTCCTAGTGTCCTCATGGTGCTGCTAGGTTAGCAGGAGGAGACACTGGCATGAATTCGTGGAGAGCACTTTCCTGGACTGCCCACTGCCAGCGGGGCTTCTGCCTGATCACTACTGATACCTCCCACAGGAGAGAAAAGCACCTACTTGGGTGTCTTCTGCTGCTGGATGGAGGCTAGAGAGCCGCTGATCCTGGGCCACCTCTTGTCATTGGGCCAGGAGTTGAGAAATGCTGGCTCACTGTGTTGTTCATCAAGTCCTAAGATCCCCAGCCAGTTAGCCTTCTACTTTCTACCTTTCAGAGACCTCTTATGAATGTCTGTTGTATTATTTCCAGAGATTTTTGTTGCACTTATCAGAAAGGAGTAGGGAGAAATGAGCCTCTGCTATCTTGTCTGGGACCAGAAGTCACCACTtattattctaataatttatttgtAAGGGGTTTTTTTGGATTCTTTATATAGGCAATCACATTGTTTATGAATAATGGGtttaattactttctttttttaaagttttatttttttctggctgctcGGGTCTTAACtgcagcatgcggaatcttttgttgtggtgcgtgggcttatctctagttgtggcctgcaggttttctcttctctagttctggtgcacaggctccagggttcttgggctctgtagtttgaggcatgcaggctctctaatTGAGGGGTgcgagctcagtagctgtggtgctcgggcttttagttgccccatggcatgtaggatcttagttccctgaccagggttcgaaccccctgcactgaaaggtggattcttcactgctggaccaccagggaagtccctggcatatggacttcttagttgcagtatgtgacttcttagttgcagcatgcatgtgggatctagttccccgaccagggatctaacccgagccccttgcattgggagcgtggagtcttacccactggaccaccagggaagtcccagtttcatCTTAAAATTCAGATCTCTgacccttttaaaatttatcccaATGTATGGTGTGAGGAGCAGGTTTAATTTGATCTTTTTCCATATGATTATCCACTTACCACAGTACCActcatttaaaaatccttctctCCAATGGTTTGAGATGCAACCTGTATCATATACTAAATTTCTATATGCACTTGTAtccatttctgaattttctataCTGTTCTTTTggtctatccattcatttgctaatacctcattgttgtaattacagaagttttatagtatgtTTAACTCTCTGATAGTGCCTCTATATCATGGTCCTCTTTCTCAGAGTTTTCCTAGCtgttcttatttattctttcaaataagtttttataattgatttttctaattttagattAAAAACTGATGGTATTTTTGAAGGAGTTGCATTACTTGTGTAAATTAACTTTGAAGGAATTGCTATCTTTATTATGTGAGACTTCTATCTAAATACATTGCCCTTCCATTTGTTCATGTTTACTTTTGTGTCCTTCATGAGTATTTACAGTTTCCCTCATATAAGTTTTACACATTTCTTGGTAAGTGTCTGCCTGggtattttattatcattactatttgCTCTTGTGAATAGGGTGTGCTTATGTTCTTCTATTACCTCTTCTAACTGGATACTGCTGAAGGCTGTTGATTTCTGTACATTAAGTGTATGTCATGCTACTTAACTAAATTCTCCTATTTGTGGTTGCTTTTTGCTGATTCTTTTATAATCATATTATCATTGAATAGAGATGGGTCCGGTTCTTATGACTCTAATTGGTGTTGGCTAATAGCTCCGGCATAAAGTTAAAGGGACCGAAGATAGAGGACACCCTAGTCAGAACTATCCCCTTACTATCACCCTCCCTTTGTGACAGGGGACTGGCTCCACCAATTAACTTCATTCTCTAAATCTCTGCTCCTGCACATCATCATATAATGATaatcaaatttctttaaaatacatatgcgggcatgtgcgtgcgcgcacacacacacgcaccttTCTAACAACTCATTCTGCCCTAACTACAGCCCTCTTACTCCCCTTTCCATCAGAGTCAAGTTTCTTGAAAGAGCTATATACACTCACTGACAACTTTCTATATTCTTCCACATTCTACATTCATCCTTTCTACACTCTTCAGCCCTACAGTCTAGTTTCCACCCCCACCACTGCACTGAGTTTATGCCAGCCAAGGTTGCCAATAACCATTATAATTAAATCCAGAGAACATTTTCCTGCTCTGGTGTGATCTCTCACAAGcacctcttttttgaattttctccTTCTGTTGGCTTCTCTGACAACACATacttatgtacacacacacacacacacacacacacacacctggtttcCATCTAACCCCTCAGCCTGCAACTTTCAAGCTCCTTATCCTCTGTCACTTCTCATCTTCGAGCCTCTGTCATTGCTGCTTCTTCTTACATTCCATACTTTTCCTAAGCCCTCTCACACCCTTTCCTGGCTTCAGACACCACCATAAGCTGACTCACACCCTATAATGGTTCTAAATGACCTTCTGCTTTTgttatatttcttattgtaaataAGATCCCACAGAGAAGTTATCAATGTTCTTTACTTACCACCATATAATGGCTAAGATATAAAAACGAAGTTGCTGGTGCTAGGCCAATGTAAGTACAGTGATAAGGAACATGGCACGGTTCTTGATGACACGGGTAcaagttcaggaaaaaaattcatgATTCTACACCAAGTGaggattttgaaaattttaagaacaGCTCTCCTTTGAGTTCCAGATGGTGTGTCTAATTGTCTACTTGATACTTACAGGATGTCTCAAAGGCACCTTAAACTTACTATATCCCAAACCTCATTGTCTCCCTCCACTTACTCAGGGCCTTTTCTTATTCTGAGTCTCAGTGAATGATGCCACCATGGCACcagttctgcaggccagaaacCCAAGAGTAATTtgcctgtttaattttttaaattaacatacagtagaattgacatatatggATGTCTGTTACCACTACCACAATCAGGTTATAGAATAGTTTCATCATACCCCAAACCTCCCTCATGCTATCCTTTTGTAGTCCCACCCTCACTCtccccctaacccctggcaaccactgaatTGTTCTCTGTTCCTATAGCTCTTTTTCAAGAATGTCTTATAAATGGAATGAGACATTAATTAACTTCCAGTCCCATATATCCATTTGACTATGGGATATTCCCACTTAAATGTCTCATGGGTACCTTAACCCAGCATCATATCCCTGCTTCCAAATCTGCTCCCCTCCCATATCTTCTCAGTGAACAATATGCCCTCATCCAGTAGCCCAAGCTTggttcttctcccttcctttcttccccacttCTAATGACTCACTTAATCTTATTACTTATACTTCCTTTACACTTCTcaaattcatctatttatttccaAGTCAACTGCCATTTTACCAATGGGTTCAGGTAGCCACTTCTCACCTGGATTAATTGCaatagttttctgtgttttttttgctCAAAGTCTTATTCCCTTTGCATCCATATCTACACTGCAGTAACAGTGGTTGTCCTAAATACACAAAATCTTATTGAGTCATCCCCTagcttaaaacccttcagtggtTGTCCCTTACACTTAGGATAGATTTTAAATTCCTTAGATGACATTCAAGACTCTGCAAATAATGCCTCCAGCTCTCCTTTCCTATCTCAACTCATCACTCCTGGTCCCCCCTATGTCTCCTACACATACTCTCACTTaccctgcttcctttttttttagttgaat includes:
- the LOC130839072 gene encoding LOW QUALITY PROTEIN: sugar phosphate exchanger 3-like (The sequence of the model RefSeq protein was modified relative to this genomic sequence to represent the inferred CDS: inserted 1 base in 1 codon); protein product: MAWPNILQRATLLFWFSHHHVVVFLRTFFSYSLLHASRKTFGNVKVSISKQWTPSPLNKSIELPIVIWSSNHLFPSAEEATLFLGTLDTIFLFYAVGLFISGIIGVWLNWRWVLSFGMCSSALAVFVLSVVTEWLHFYNKGLYCSLWIVNGLLQSTGWLYVVAVMGNWFGKAGPGXACASVGNILGACLASFILQYGYEYSLAYACLKLVSYSFFFWSPFYLSNSFRWKEAEADRLSIWYNVGGFVGGTLQGFISDVLQKRALVLALSLLLAVGSLVGYSRSQNDKSINALLMAVTGFFTGGPSNMISSAISADLGCQELIKGSSEALAIVTGIVDGTGSIGAAVGQYLVSLIQDNLGWMWVFYFFILMTSCTILFISPLIVREICYLRQRQQAHILSE